Genomic segment of Sphingobium sp. CR2-8:
AGGAACGACAGCATCCCGTCCATCAGTGTGGTGTGAAAATCGATACCGGCGATGAACTGCACGATGTCGCGCGCGAAGTCAGCGCCCGGCAGGAGCCGGTCTATGGCAACGACCAGCAGCGAGGAGATCGCGCCCATCACCGTCAGCCCGATCGAGGATGGCAGCTTCAGGAAGCGGTAGTTGAAATAGCCGAGCGCGGCCGCGAGGACGATCAGGATCGCCGCCGCATCAAAGGGCGTGAGCGCCAAGCCGCCGATCACTGGCCAACCTCGATCGAAAGACTGAACCGTTGCCCGCCGCTCGGTGCCGGCGCGGAGCCGATCCCCTGCGTCGCCAGCGCGGCGGCCACTGCCAGTGCGCGCCGCTGGGTCAGGTTAGGCCGCGCGGGCGTGCTGCCATTCGGCAGCCCTGGCACGGCCAATATGGGCACATTCCAGCGCCGCGCTGCCCAGGCCGAACTGAGGACCGCGGCGCGCGCCGATGAATCAAGCGTATCGACGTTATCGGCGAAAACGATTTCCGGCAGCGGCCCTTGCGGCGGCACGATCGCGACGCTCCAGCCATCCGTCTCGGCAGCGGCACGGGCCTCCAGCGTTCGATAGGTCGCGATGGTCGCACCCGGAAGTGGCAACGCGGCTGCGGTTGCCCGGCGGTGGTCACGATCAAGGGTCACATCGTCGGCCGCCACTCCTGTGATCAGCGCGATCGTCCGCGCCAGCGCGGTCATGCGCTGAGATTCAAGATTTGTCTGATCGCCGGCCTGTCGCAACTCCTCGCGCTGGGCATCAAGCGCGCCGGCGCCCGGCTCAAGCAGGATCTGATCGACATCGAGCCGAACTGGTCGGCCCAGAGCTTCCTCGATTGCCTGTTGCAGCACAACTGTCGGCTTGGTCTTGCTGCGTGGCGTGATGACGACGGCCCGGACGACGATAGGATCGCGGTCGAAAGCGACCTCCAGTTGCGTCACGCGGGCGTCGCTTCCGAAGCGTCTGTTTAGCAGCGAGCGGACTTCGGAAACCGTAAGCGCCTCGCGCGCGATGCGGTTGAGAGATAGCCCCAACGGCACCGCCATGACCGCGAAGACCAGCAGCAGTAA
This window contains:
- a CDS encoding DUF389 domain-containing protein, with product MEGLSERAQGAGRRINAGLAQLALYRWWRRNVVGPIDHEAVVARIVDESGWSPRYAFMIMMSAGIAVLGLLLSSPAVVIGAMLISPLMSPILGFGFSLALFDFAEMRRSLMALAIGSFAAVAFTALIVTVSPLQAPTAEIVARTRPNLFDLGVALFAALAGSFAIIRGRGETIVGVAIATALMPPLAVVGYGLATWNMPVLGGAFALFVTNFITIALSATAMARYYGFGHHLSSRQSWTQTGLLLLVFAVMAVPLGLSLNRIAREALTVSEVRSLLNRRFGSDARVTQLEVAFDRDPIVVRAVVITPRSKTKPTVVLQQAIEEALGRPVRLDVDQILLEPGAGALDAQREELRQAGDQTNLESQRMTALARTIALITGVAADDVTLDRDHRRATAAALPLPGATIATYRTLEARAAAETDGWSVAIVPPQGPLPEIVFADNVDTLDSSARAAVLSSAWAARRWNVPILAVPGLPNGSTPARPNLTQRRALAVAAALATQGIGSAPAPSGGQRFSLSIEVGQ